GCCCGGCGGAGCGGGTCGGATGACGCCGGCGAGCGAGCGGAAGAAGCCGCGGCGCACCGCGCGTCCCCGGCGGCCGATGCGGATCGGCATCAGCTGCTACGCGCACTTCGGGGGCAGCGGGGTGGTGGCGAGCGAACTCGGCCTCGAGCTCGCCAAGCGAGGCTACGAGGTGCACTTCATCGCCTCGCGCCTGCCGTTCCGCTTGCGGCAGTTCGAGTCGAACGTGTTCTTCCACGAATCGAGCCCGGCCTACTACCCGGTGTTCGAGGAAGCGCCCTCGAACCTCGCGCTCGCCGCCAAGATGGTCGAGGTCGCCGAGAACTATTCGCTCGACGTGCTGCACGTGCACTACGCGATGCCGTTCGCGACCAGCGCCTACCTGGCGCGGCAGATGCTGCTGCCACGCCAGCTCGGGGTGGTCACGACGCTGCACGGCACCGACATCACGGTCGTCGGGGCGGAACCCGCCTATTACCGGGTCACGCGGTTCGGGATCGAGTCCAGCGATCGCGTCACGGCCGTCAGCCGGTATCTCAAGCAGCGGGCCGAGGCCACCTTCGGGACCCGGCGGCCGATCCAGGTGATCTACAACTTCGTGGACCCCGAGGTGTTCGCCCCCCGCAGGAGCGGCCGGCTGCGCCTGGCCGGACCCGGGACACGCGTCATGATGCACGCCTCCAACTTCCGCGCCGTCAAGAATATACCGGTGGTGATTCAGGTTTTCGCCGAAGTCCGGCGGCAGATCCAGGCCAAGCTGGTCATGGTCGGCGACGGCCCCGAGAAGCCGGCGGCCGAGCAGCTGGCGCGCGAGCTCGGCGTGCACCGCGACGTGCTCTTCCTCGGCAATCAGGACTGCATGGAGGAGTTGCTCCCACTTGCCGATGTATTCGTACTGCCGAGCTCGTCGGAGAGCTTCGGGCTCGTGGCGCTCGAGGCCATGAGCGCCGAGGTGCCGGTCATCGCTTCGAACGCCGGCGGGCTGCCCGAGGTCGTGGAGCATGGGTTCACGGGATTTCTGCACGATCCCGGTAACCTGGGCGGCTACGTCGAGTCGGCGCTCAAGCTGCTCGGCAACGAGCGGTTGCGGCGGACGATGGGGCGGAGGGGGCGGCGCGTGGCGCGCGAGCGTTTCGGCGCCGACGAGCGCGTGCAGGAGTACGTCAAGGTCTACGAATCGCTGCGCTGAAGGTCGGAGGATTCCCGATGCTCGGAGCGCGCAGGCGCATCGCACTGCTGGCCGAGGGCCACTTCGCTCCGATGGACGCGAAGACGGCCGTCGGAGTGCTGCGCTACCGTCCGGACGAGGTCGTGTGCGTGATCGACTCGACGCGCGCCGGTCGGACGGCGGCCGAGTGCGTGGGCGTCGGCGGGGACCGCCCGGTGGTCGCGGACGTCGAGTCGGCCGCGGCCCGCGGAGCCGACACACTGCTCGTCGGCATCGCCCCGCAGGGGGGCGGCCTGCCCGACGACTGGCGTTCACCGATCGCCTCCGCACTCGCCCGCGGCTGGGACGTGCTCGCCGGATTGCACGCGTTCCTCGGGGACGACCCCGAGTTCGCGGCGCTGGCCGCGGCGAACGGCGCGCGCATCCTCGACGTCCGCCGCCCGCCCGCGCGGCGCCCGATCGCCGCCCGTCGCGCCACCCGCTGCGGCGCGCTCGTCGTGCTGACCGTGGGCAGCGACTGCAACGTCGGCAAGATGACCGCGGCGCTCGAGGTCCAGGCCGAGCTCCGCCGGCGCGGCGTGCGCGCCGCCTTCGTCGCGACGGGTCAGACCGGCATCTTCGTCGCCGACGAGGGGGTGGCCGTGGACGCCGTGGTTTCGGACTTCGTCGCCGGCGTGACCGAGGACCTGGTGCTTGCGGCGGCCCGGGACGCGGACGTCGTCCTGGTCGAGGGACAGGGCACGCTGTTCCACCCCGGCTACTCCGGGGTCTCGCTCGCGCTGCTCCACGGCGCCTGCCCGGAGGCGCTGATTCTCTGCCACGAGGCCGGACGCACGCTGCTGCGCGCCGCCGACGACGCCGAACCGCTGCCGATCCGGCCGCTCGCCGAGCTGGTGGCCGAGCACGAACGCGTCGCCGGCTGGATGCGCCCCGCGCGCGTCCTCGGAGTGGCGCTCAACACGCGCGCGCTCGCCGAGGACGAGGCGCGCCGCGCCGTGGCCGGCGCCGGTCGCGCGACCAGCCTTCCCGCCACCGACCCGGTGCGCTTCGGTGCGGCACCGCTGGCCGACGCCGTCCGCCGTGCCCTCGAGGAGCGAGCGATCCGTGCGCCTGGTCGTTGAGACGCTCGAGCTGCGGACGCGGCACGAGTTCCGGATCGCGCACGGCGCGCACCGGAACTACCGCAACGTGCTCGTCCGGCTGGAGCACGATGGGATCTCGGGCCTCGGCGAGGGCTCGGCGTCGCATTACTACGGCGAGTCGCACGAGACCATGCGGCTCGCGCTCGAGACCTGGGCGCCCTTGCTCGGCGACGACCCGTTCGCGCTCGACGCGATCGGGGCGCGGCTCGACGCCGCGCTCGCCGGGCACGGCGCGGCGCGCGCGGCGCTGGAGATGGCGCTGCACGACTGGATCGGCAGGAAGCTCGGGTTGCCGGTGTGGAAACTGCTCGGGCTCGACGCCGCGGCCGCGCCGATCTCGTGCGTGACGCTCGGCATGGCGGGGCCCGAGGAGATGGAACGGAAGCTCGAGGAGGTGCTCGACTTTCCGGCGATCAAGGTCAAGCTCGGCGCGCCGGGCGACGTCGAAAACCTGAAGCGCGTGCGGAAGCGTTATTCCGGCCGCCTGCAGGTGGACGCCAACGCGGCATGGACGGCGGCCGACGCGGTGCGGGTGCTGCACGAGATCGCGCCGCTCGGCATCGAACTCGTCGAGCAGCCGGTCGCGCGCGGGGACCTCGAGGGCCTGCGCCGCGTGCGCGAGCGGAGCCCCATCCCCGTGTTCGCCGATGAAAGCTGTCACCGGCTGGCGGACGTCGGTGTGCTGGCGGGATGCGTGGACGGCGTCAATCTGAAGATCATGAAGACCGGCGGCCTGCGCGAGATGCTGCGCATGGTCCACGCCGCGCGCGCGCACGGACTGAAGATCCTGCTCGGCTCGATGATCGAAAGCAGCCTCGCGCTTTCGGCGGCGGCGCAGCTCGCGCCGCTCGCCGACTATCTCGACCTCGACGGTCACTGGCTGCTGGCCGACGATCCGTTCCAGGGCGCGCCGGGAGAACGGGGCGCGATCACGCTCTCGCAGCAGCCGGGGCTGGGCGTACGGCCCGCCGGGGCGGCCCGATGAGCCTGCGCCTCCGGCTGCTCGTCGGCCTCACGACGCTGGCCGCGCTCGCGGTGCTCGGCACGAACGTTCCGCCGATGCTGCGCGTGGACTGGGGGCACTTCGTCGCCTGGACGGTGATCTGCCTCGTTTCCGAGACGATGTGGACGCAGAACCTCTCCGGCGCCGGCACCTGGAGCCTCGCGGCCGCGGCCTGCCTGTCCACCATCGTGCTGTGGGGCACGGGTGCGGGCATCTGGATCGGGGCGCTGAGCACGCTGATCGCCGACCTGTTCGTCGCCCGCAAGGAATGGGTCAAGGCGGCGTTCAACACCGGCCAGATCGCGCTGACCGCATGGTGCGCAGGGCTGCTGTTCGACGTGCTCGGCGGGCGCGCCGCGCTGCCCGTCGCCGAGGGCGGCGCGCAGCTCGTGCGCGGCTCCGCTCCGACGCTGGCCTTCTCGTTCGTGGCGCTCGCGGTGACGTTCTTCGCGGTCAATCGCGCGATGGTGGCGCTGGCCGTGGCGTGGTCGGGGGAGCGCACCTGGTGGCGGGTGCTGCGCGAGGACTGGCTGTTCGTGGCCCGGCTCGAACTCGACGCGTCGTCGTTCATGCTCGTCCCGCTCATGGTCATCTCGTACATCGCCATCGGCTACCCCGGCGTGCTGCTGTTCTTCGCCCCGCTCTTCATGCTGCTGCAGTCCGACCGCCGCTACCACGAGCTGCGCAGGGCCGAGGAGCACAACCTGCGCAACGCCCGGTTCGCCGCCAAGGGCGAGCTCGCGGCCGGCATCGGCCACGAGCTCAACAACCAGCTCGTCGCCATCACGGCCCGCGCGCAGATGCTGCTCAAGGACGCCGAGCGGCAGCGCTTCGACGGCGCCCCGCGTCATGCGCAGATCATCCTCGACCAGTCGCGGCGCATGGGCGCGCTCGCCAAGGGACTGATGGACTACACGCGCAACGAGGTGAACGCGGAGCTGCTCGACCTCAACGCCCTGCTCCTGTCCACCATCGAGTTCGTGAAGGGCGACAAGCGCTTCCGCGCCGTCGAGTGGGAAGTCGAGCTGGACTCGGGGCTGCCGCACCTGCGCGGCGACATCGGCCAGATCCAGGGCGTGTTCATCAACCTGTTCGTGAACGCGGCGGACGCGATGTCGTCGCAGGAGTCGCGGCGCGCGATCAGCGTGCGCACGGCACTCGACGACCGCACGCATGCGGCGAGCGTCGTGGTGGCCGACACGGGCCCCGGCATTCGCCCCGAGCATCTGCCGCACATGTTCGAGTTCATGTTCACGACCAAG
The window above is part of the Candidatus Eisenbacteria bacterium genome. Proteins encoded here:
- the bshA gene encoding N-acetyl-alpha-D-glucosaminyl L-malate synthase BshA, giving the protein MRIGISCYAHFGGSGVVASELGLELAKRGYEVHFIASRLPFRLRQFESNVFFHESSPAYYPVFEEAPSNLALAAKMVEVAENYSLDVLHVHYAMPFATSAYLARQMLLPRQLGVVTTLHGTDITVVGAEPAYYRVTRFGIESSDRVTAVSRYLKQRAEATFGTRRPIQVIYNFVDPEVFAPRRSGRLRLAGPGTRVMMHASNFRAVKNIPVVIQVFAEVRRQIQAKLVMVGDGPEKPAAEQLARELGVHRDVLFLGNQDCMEELLPLADVFVLPSSSESFGLVALEAMSAEVPVIASNAGGLPEVVEHGFTGFLHDPGNLGGYVESALKLLGNERLRRTMGRRGRRVARERFGADERVQEYVKVYESLR
- a CDS encoding DUF1611 domain-containing protein, translating into MLGARRRIALLAEGHFAPMDAKTAVGVLRYRPDEVVCVIDSTRAGRTAAECVGVGGDRPVVADVESAAARGADTLLVGIAPQGGGLPDDWRSPIASALARGWDVLAGLHAFLGDDPEFAALAAANGARILDVRRPPARRPIAARRATRCGALVVLTVGSDCNVGKMTAALEVQAELRRRGVRAAFVATGQTGIFVADEGVAVDAVVSDFVAGVTEDLVLAAARDADVVLVEGQGTLFHPGYSGVSLALLHGACPEALILCHEAGRTLLRAADDAEPLPIRPLAELVAEHERVAGWMRPARVLGVALNTRALAEDEARRAVAGAGRATSLPATDPVRFGAAPLADAVRRALEERAIRAPGR
- a CDS encoding dipeptide epimerase — encoded protein: MRLVVETLELRTRHEFRIAHGAHRNYRNVLVRLEHDGISGLGEGSASHYYGESHETMRLALETWAPLLGDDPFALDAIGARLDAALAGHGAARAALEMALHDWIGRKLGLPVWKLLGLDAAAAPISCVTLGMAGPEEMERKLEEVLDFPAIKVKLGAPGDVENLKRVRKRYSGRLQVDANAAWTAADAVRVLHEIAPLGIELVEQPVARGDLEGLRRVRERSPIPVFADESCHRLADVGVLAGCVDGVNLKIMKTGGLREMLRMVHAARAHGLKILLGSMIESSLALSAAAQLAPLADYLDLDGHWLLADDPFQGAPGERGAITLSQQPGLGVRPAGAAR
- a CDS encoding HAMP domain-containing histidine kinase yields the protein MSLRLRLLVGLTTLAALAVLGTNVPPMLRVDWGHFVAWTVICLVSETMWTQNLSGAGTWSLAAAACLSTIVLWGTGAGIWIGALSTLIADLFVARKEWVKAAFNTGQIALTAWCAGLLFDVLGGRAALPVAEGGAQLVRGSAPTLAFSFVALAVTFFAVNRAMVALAVAWSGERTWWRVLREDWLFVARLELDASSFMLVPLMVISYIAIGYPGVLLFFAPLFMLLQSDRRYHELRRAEEHNLRNARFAAKGELAAGIGHELNNQLVAITARAQMLLKDAERQRFDGAPRHAQIILDQSRRMGALAKGLMDYTRNEVNAELLDLNALLLSTIEFVKGDKRFRAVEWEVELDSGLPHLRGDIGQIQGVFINLFVNAADAMSSQESRRAISVRTALDDRTHAASVVVADTGPGIRPEHLPHMFEFMFTTKPEGHGFGLSTSHRAIENHGGRITVESPEGSGARFAISLPLRGPWGAS